One genomic segment of Roseovarius carneus includes these proteins:
- a CDS encoding HesB/IscA family protein, with protein MFGIPGKQAVTMTDKAAAQISKLMTKNGHQGLRIGVKKGGCAGMEYTMDYVTEVDPLDEVVEQAGARVMIAPMAQMFLFGTEIDYEVALLESGFKFRNPNVTEACGCGESIKFAET; from the coding sequence ATGTTCGGAATTCCCGGAAAACAGGCCGTCACCATGACGGATAAGGCTGCGGCCCAAATCTCTAAGCTGATGACGAAAAACGGCCATCAAGGCTTGCGCATCGGTGTGAAAAAGGGCGGCTGCGCGGGCATGGAATATACGATGGATTACGTAACCGAGGTCGATCCACTGGATGAGGTGGTTGAGCAAGCTGGCGCGCGTGTGATGATCGCACCGATGGCGCAGATGTTTCTCTTCGGCACTGAGATCGACTATGAGGTCGCGCTGCTAGAATCGGGTTTCAAGTTCCGCAACCCCAACGTGACAGAGGCGTGTGGGTGCGGTGAGTCGATCAAGTTTGCCGAAACGTAA
- the lon gene encoding endopeptidase La: MQEPLNSSYPVLPLRDIVVFPHMIVPLFVGREKSVRALEEVMADDKQILLSSQIDPSEDDPDAKGIYKAGVLANVLQLLKLPDGTVKVLVEGVARVRIAEYLENDHFFEARAEYLTEMPGDVATIEALLRTVATEFERYAKVKKNVPEEALTAVSGSEEPARLADLVAGHLGIEVEQKQELLETLSVSERLEKVYGLMQGEMSVLQVEKKIKTRVKTQMERTQREYYLNEQMKAIQKELGDGEEGEGEIAELEKRISETKLSKEAREKADAELKKLKNMSPMSAEATVVRNYLDWMLSIPWGVKSRVKKDLSRAEKVLDDDHYGLEKVKERIVEYLAVQQRSKKLKGPIMCLVGPPGVGKTSLGKSVAKATGREFIRISLGGVRDESEIRGHRRTYIGSMPGKIIQALKKAKTTNPLILLDEIDKMGQDFRGDPASAMLEVLDPEQNSTFMDHYLEVEYDLSNVMFLTTSNSYNMPGPLMDRMEIIPLAGYTEDEKREIAKQHLLDKQVKNHGLRKGEFELTDAALTDIIRYYTREAGVRNLEREIAKVARKAVTQIIKKTAQAFVVKPENLSEYLGVRKHKFGLAEETDQVGVVTGLAYTSVGGELLNIEALRLPGKGRMKTTGKLGDVMKESIDAASSYVRSVAPSLGIKPPRFDKWDIHVHVPEGATPKDGPSAGLAMVTSIVSVLTGIPVRKDIAMTGEVTLRGNALPIGGLKEKLLAALRGGIKTVLIPAENEKDLVEIPDNVKEGLNIIPVTHVQEVLKLALTGMPEPIEWDQDAEEAAAAEAALKTGGDGSTAVAH, from the coding sequence ATGCAAGAGCCCCTCAATTCCTCCTATCCGGTGTTGCCGCTGCGCGATATCGTGGTGTTCCCGCATATGATCGTGCCGCTCTTCGTGGGCCGCGAGAAATCGGTCCGCGCGCTGGAAGAGGTGATGGCAGATGACAAACAGATTCTTCTGAGCAGCCAGATTGATCCAAGCGAGGACGACCCGGATGCCAAGGGCATCTACAAGGCCGGTGTTCTGGCCAATGTGCTGCAACTGCTGAAATTGCCCGATGGAACCGTGAAGGTGCTGGTTGAGGGTGTCGCTCGGGTGCGGATCGCCGAATACCTTGAGAATGATCATTTCTTTGAGGCGCGGGCCGAGTATCTGACTGAGATGCCGGGTGATGTGGCAACGATCGAGGCGCTGCTTCGAACCGTAGCGACCGAGTTTGAGCGCTATGCAAAGGTCAAGAAAAACGTGCCTGAAGAGGCGCTTACCGCCGTCAGTGGATCCGAGGAGCCAGCAAGGCTTGCCGATCTTGTGGCCGGGCATCTGGGCATTGAGGTGGAGCAAAAGCAGGAGCTTTTGGAAACCCTCTCGGTGTCCGAGCGGCTGGAGAAGGTCTACGGCCTTATGCAGGGCGAGATGAGCGTTTTGCAGGTCGAGAAAAAGATAAAGACCCGCGTGAAAACGCAGATGGAACGCACCCAGCGTGAATATTATCTGAACGAGCAAATGAAGGCCATTCAGAAGGAGCTGGGCGATGGCGAAGAAGGCGAGGGCGAAATTGCCGAGCTGGAAAAACGTATTTCCGAGACCAAGCTGAGCAAGGAAGCGCGTGAGAAGGCCGATGCGGAGCTGAAAAAGCTCAAGAATATGAGCCCGATGAGCGCCGAGGCCACGGTTGTGCGCAACTATCTCGACTGGATGCTGTCGATCCCATGGGGCGTGAAATCCCGTGTGAAAAAAGACCTGAGCCGCGCCGAAAAGGTGCTGGACGACGATCATTACGGGCTTGAGAAGGTCAAGGAGCGCATTGTCGAGTATCTCGCAGTGCAGCAACGCTCGAAAAAGCTCAAAGGCCCGATCATGTGCCTTGTGGGCCCGCCCGGCGTGGGCAAAACCTCGCTTGGTAAATCCGTGGCCAAGGCAACGGGGCGCGAGTTTATCCGCATCTCGCTTGGCGGTGTGCGTGACGAATCCGAGATCCGGGGCCACCGGCGGACCTATATCGGCTCCATGCCCGGCAAGATCATTCAGGCGTTGAAAAAGGCCAAGACGACCAATCCGCTGATCCTCTTGGACGAGATCGACAAAATGGGGCAGGATTTCCGGGGCGACCCGGCGTCCGCCATGCTCGAAGTGCTTGATCCTGAACAGAACTCCACCTTTATGGATCACTATCTTGAGGTCGAATATGACCTCTCGAACGTGATGTTCCTGACCACATCAAACAGCTACAATATGCCCGGCCCACTGATGGACCGGATGGAGATCATTCCGCTGGCGGGTTACACCGAGGACGAAAAGCGTGAGATCGCCAAGCAGCATTTGCTGGACAAGCAAGTCAAGAACCACGGGTTGCGCAAGGGCGAATTTGAGCTGACCGATGCGGCTCTGACGGATATAATTCGTTATTACACCCGCGAAGCGGGCGTGCGGAACCTTGAGCGCGAGATTGCCAAAGTGGCGCGCAAGGCGGTCACGCAGATTATTAAGAAAACCGCCCAAGCCTTTGTTGTCAAACCTGAAAACCTCAGTGAATATCTGGGCGTGCGCAAGCATAAATTTGGGCTGGCCGAGGAAACCGATCAGGTCGGTGTGGTCACAGGGCTGGCCTATACATCCGTAGGCGGGGAGCTTTTGAATATCGAAGCGCTGCGCCTGCCGGGTAAGGGGCGGATGAAGACCACGGGCAAGCTGGGCGATGTGATGAAGGAGTCCATTGATGCGGCCTCCAGCTATGTCCGTTCGGTCGCGCCCAGCCTCGGAATCAAGCCGCCGCGCTTTGACAAGTGGGATATCCACGTCCACGTGCCCGAAGGGGCCACGCCAAAGGATGGCCCCTCCGCGGGTCTGGCCATGGTCACGTCCATCGTGTCCGTCCTCACGGGCATCCCGGTGCGCAAGGATATTGCCATGACGGGCGAGGTGACACTGCGCGGCAATGCGCTGCCCATCGGAGGATTGAAGGAGAAGCTTCTTGCGGCTCTGCGCGGAGGTATCAAGACGGTACTGATCCCGGCGGAGAACGAAAAGGATCTGGTGGAAATCCCCGACAACGTGAAAGAGGGGCTCAATATCATCCCGGTCACTCACGTGCAGGAAGTGCTAAAGCTGGCCTTGACGGGTATGCCCGAGCCCATCGAATGGGATCAGGACGCCGAAGAAGCCGCCGCAGCCGAAGCGGCATTGAAAACGGGCGGAGATGGATCGACCGCAGTGGCGCATTGA
- the tgt gene encoding tRNA guanosine(34) transglycosylase Tgt: MVQKFSFTLEGQDGRARTGVIDTPRGAIRTPAFMPVGTAATVKAMLPSSVAETGADILLGNTYHLMLRPTAERIAQLGGLHKFMNWDKPILTDSGGFQVMSLAGLRKLTEAGVTFKSHIDGSKHELSPERSMEIQKLLGSDIVMCFDECPALPADRARITESMELSMRWAARSRDAFGDRPGYALFGIQQGGLEEDLRARSAEALRAIEFDGYAVGGLAVGEGQEAMFGCLDYAPEQLPEDKPRYLMGVGKPDDLVGAVARGIDMFDCVLPSRSGRTGQVFTRRGVLNIKNARHADDPRPLDEDCTCPACRGYSRAYLHHVFRSQEMISGMLLTWHNLHYYQELMAGMRMAIAAGTFDAFQANFHALRAQGDIEPL, encoded by the coding sequence ATGGTTCAGAAGTTCAGCTTCACCCTTGAGGGCCAAGATGGGCGTGCGCGCACCGGCGTGATCGACACGCCGCGCGGCGCGATCCGGACGCCTGCGTTCATGCCCGTGGGCACCGCCGCAACCGTGAAGGCGATGCTGCCATCCTCTGTGGCCGAAACGGGCGCGGATATCTTGCTGGGCAATACCTATCACCTGATGCTGCGCCCCACGGCGGAGCGGATCGCGCAGCTTGGCGGGCTTCACAAATTCATGAATTGGGACAAGCCCATTTTGACCGATAGCGGCGGGTTTCAGGTGATGAGCCTTGCAGGATTGCGTAAGCTGACAGAAGCGGGTGTGACCTTCAAAAGCCATATAGACGGATCGAAACATGAACTGAGCCCTGAGCGGTCGATGGAGATCCAGAAGCTCTTGGGTTCGGACATTGTGATGTGTTTCGATGAATGCCCCGCGCTCCCCGCCGACCGGGCGCGGATCACCGAGAGCATGGAGTTGTCGATGCGTTGGGCGGCCCGCTCGCGGGATGCGTTTGGCGATCGCCCGGGATATGCGCTTTTCGGCATTCAGCAGGGGGGGCTTGAGGAGGATCTGCGCGCGCGCAGCGCCGAGGCTTTGCGGGCGATTGAGTTCGATGGCTACGCGGTTGGCGGGCTGGCGGTGGGCGAGGGGCAGGAGGCGATGTTCGGCTGTCTCGATTACGCGCCGGAGCAACTGCCCGAGGACAAGCCACGATACCTAATGGGCGTGGGCAAGCCCGACGATCTGGTGGGCGCGGTGGCGCGGGGCATTGATATGTTTGACTGCGTGCTGCCGTCCCGGTCGGGGCGGACGGGGCAGGTGTTTACCCGGCGTGGCGTGCTCAACATCAAAAACGCGCGGCATGCGGATGACCCGCGCCCGCTGGACGAGGACTGCACATGCCCCGCCTGCCGGGGCTATTCGCGCGCCTATCTGCACCACGTCTTTCGCAGTCAGGAAATGATCTCGGGCATGCTGCTCACTTGGCACAACCTGCATTACTACCAAGAGCTGATGGCGGGCATGCGCATGGCGATTGCGGCCGGCACGTTCGACGCGTTTCAGGCCAATTTCCACGCCCTGCGCGCCCAAGGCGATATTGAGCCGCTCTAG
- a CDS encoding NfeD family protein encodes MTALLELWWVWGAAGLIFAVVELLVPGFIFLGFAIGAAVVALVLILGFAPGLAALLVLFAVLSLLAWIGLRRAFRLPQGQVRHFKDDING; translated from the coding sequence ATGACCGCCCTTTTGGAGCTTTGGTGGGTTTGGGGGGCTGCCGGGCTGATCTTCGCTGTGGTTGAGCTTTTGGTACCGGGCTTTATCTTTCTTGGCTTCGCGATTGGCGCGGCCGTGGTTGCCCTCGTGCTTATTTTGGGCTTTGCCCCTGGCCTCGCGGCTCTTCTGGTGCTCTTTGCTGTTCTGTCGCTTCTGGCATGGATCGGCCTGCGCCGCGCCTTCCGACTGCCCCAAGGGCAGGTACGTCACTTCAAGGATGACATCAACGGCTGA
- the rimK gene encoding 30S ribosomal protein S6--L-glutamate ligase: MSETPETQTLQFGWEEWIGLPALGVPALRAKVDTGARTSALHAFDIETFGPASKPKVRFTVHPIPGRDDLVIACSAPIIDRRDVTSSNGEKESRFVIETALEVGGDTWPIEITLTNRGTMASRMLLGRQALKDHISIVATDRFLQPEMSYDVYHTAKMRQSAPDRALRIAVLSREDNYSTRRLVQEGEERGHTVEVIDTTRCYMAINAMAPEVHYDGKRLPRFDAVIPRIGASITPYGAAIIRQFETIGTWCVNGSVGLTASRDKLHAHQIMARAKIGMPNTAFAASPRDTGNLIGLVGTAPLIVKLLESTQGKGVVLAETKKAAESVIDAFRGLKANFLVQDFVKEAAGEDIRCLVIGGKVVASMKRTGAEGDFRSNLHRGGSATSVRITKVERDTALRAAKAFNLNLAGVDLLRSETGPKVLEVNSSPGFEGIEGSTCKNIAGLLYETIEARVRPAPIRRRKGD; encoded by the coding sequence ATGTCCGAGACCCCGGAGACCCAGACCCTGCAATTTGGCTGGGAAGAATGGATCGGACTGCCCGCGCTCGGCGTGCCCGCGCTGCGCGCCAAGGTCGATACAGGCGCGCGCACATCCGCGCTTCATGCGTTTGACATCGAGACCTTCGGCCCTGCGTCCAAGCCCAAGGTCCGCTTCACCGTCCATCCCATTCCGGGACGCGATGATCTAGTGATCGCGTGCTCCGCGCCCATCATTGATCGGCGCGACGTCACATCATCGAATGGCGAGAAGGAATCGCGCTTTGTGATTGAGACGGCTCTCGAAGTAGGCGGCGACACTTGGCCCATTGAGATCACCCTGACCAATCGCGGCACCATGGCGAGCCGGATGCTCTTGGGGCGACAAGCGCTGAAGGATCACATCTCCATCGTGGCCACCGACCGGTTCTTGCAACCGGAAATGAGCTATGATGTGTACCACACCGCCAAAATGCGCCAATCCGCACCCGACCGCGCGCTGCGCATTGCGGTGCTGAGCCGGGAGGATAACTACTCCACCCGGCGGCTTGTCCAAGAGGGCGAGGAACGTGGCCACACGGTTGAGGTGATCGACACCACGCGCTGCTACATGGCCATCAATGCCATGGCCCCCGAAGTCCATTACGACGGCAAACGCCTGCCCCGGTTCGACGCCGTGATCCCGCGTATAGGCGCGTCGATCACACCCTACGGTGCCGCCATCATCCGCCAGTTTGAGACGATTGGCACATGGTGCGTCAACGGCTCGGTTGGGCTTACGGCCAGCCGCGACAAGCTGCACGCTCATCAGATCATGGCGCGCGCCAAGATCGGCATGCCCAACACCGCCTTCGCGGCAAGCCCGCGCGACACTGGCAACCTTATCGGGCTGGTGGGGACAGCGCCGCTGATCGTGAAGCTGCTGGAGAGCACGCAAGGCAAAGGCGTTGTGCTGGCCGAGACAAAGAAGGCCGCCGAGAGCGTGATCGACGCGTTCCGCGGGCTGAAGGCGAACTTTCTGGTGCAGGATTTCGTGAAGGAAGCCGCAGGCGAGGATATCCGCTGTCTGGTGATTGGCGGCAAGGTGGTGGCCTCCATGAAGCGCACCGGGGCCGAGGGCGATTTCCGCTCCAACCTGCACCGTGGCGGCAGCGCGACATCCGTGCGTATCACCAAGGTTGAGCGCGACACGGCGCTGCGTGCGGCCAAGGCGTTCAACCTCAATCTCGCGGGGGTGGACCTGTTGCGCTCGGAGACGGGGCCGAAAGTGCTGGAGGTGAACTCCTCACCCGGCTTTGAAGGGATCGAAGGGTCCACCTGCAAAAACATCGCGGGCCTGCTCTATGAGACGATTGAAGCGCGGGTCCGCCCTGCCCCGATCCGCCGCCGTAAGGGTGATTGA
- the tpiA gene encoding triose-phosphate isomerase, whose translation MRRKLAAGNWKMNGTRAALGTLEALSRAHTTPSVDILICPPATLLAAAVEAVAAFPLAIGGQDCHAETSGAHTGDISAEMLHDAGASAVILGHSERREAYGETSETVRAKAKAAQATGLMTLICVGESLAQREAENTLDIIGAQLALSVPDTSTAQNCVIAYEPCWAIGTGLTPTPEQIAEVHGFMRTTLAARFADADGMRLLYGGSVKPANAAEIFGIGDVDGALVGGGSLTPRDFSPIINALESAL comes from the coding sequence ATGCGGCGTAAACTGGCGGCTGGAAATTGGAAGATGAACGGCACCCGCGCCGCTTTGGGCACGCTTGAGGCCCTGTCGCGCGCCCATACGACCCCCTCCGTAGACATCCTGATCTGCCCGCCCGCCACGCTTCTGGCCGCAGCTGTAGAGGCCGTCGCGGCCTTCCCCCTCGCTATTGGGGGACAGGATTGCCACGCGGAGACGTCAGGCGCACATACAGGCGATATCTCCGCCGAAATGCTGCACGATGCCGGGGCGAGCGCCGTCATTCTGGGCCATTCCGAGCGGCGCGAAGCTTACGGCGAAACTTCCGAAACTGTGCGGGCCAAGGCGAAGGCGGCACAGGCCACGGGGCTCATGACCCTGATCTGCGTGGGCGAAAGTCTGGCGCAGCGGGAGGCAGAGAATACGCTTGATATCATCGGCGCGCAGCTTGCCCTGTCGGTCCCAGACACATCAACGGCCCAGAATTGCGTGATCGCCTATGAGCCCTGCTGGGCCATCGGCACGGGCCTCACGCCCACGCCAGAGCAGATTGCCGAGGTGCATGGCTTCATGCGCACCACCCTTGCCGCGCGGTTTGCGGATGCGGATGGGATGCGCCTTCTCTATGGTGGCTCGGTTAAGCCCGCTAATGCCGCCGAGATATTCGGGATCGGCGATGTGGACGGCGCACTTGTGGGAGGCGGGAGCCTCACCCCAAGAGATTTTTCGCCTATTATCAACGCCTTGGAATCCGCTCTTTAA
- a CDS encoding phosphotransferase, with protein MTDAPIPNFDALMEIAERLHVVGQQDPRLAAAEPGDLIRNVAGKRAIFEGVFEGRDVVFRLNYRPEEGAPAREWAEIERLWPYMAEGDLRIAEPVYANTGAGVIVLERVPGTPMLTLMRRLEAAERVAFFAPAARWLRQSTAMTDAPRVAGTAGWVRRARAASEKQPFPALRALEVQILEQMERLGPHIEGALWRTAISHGDFHPNNLIVDGARITGIDLGGSTRMPIYKDMARFVMHIGRRRIEASGQRALGVDLAALKTFAEVFALTQEERAVVLPFFLAFEALIRVEIRALPKWRIKAAEAMYRDLLSDLARTGPGTPLF; from the coding sequence ATGACTGACGCACCAATCCCCAATTTTGACGCGCTGATGGAAATCGCCGAGCGGCTTCATGTTGTGGGCCAGCAGGACCCGCGCCTGGCCGCCGCTGAGCCGGGTGATCTGATCCGCAACGTGGCCGGGAAGCGCGCGATTTTCGAGGGCGTGTTTGAGGGGCGTGACGTGGTTTTTCGTCTGAATTATCGCCCCGAAGAGGGCGCGCCCGCCCGCGAATGGGCCGAGATAGAGCGCCTCTGGCCTTATATGGCCGAGGGCGATCTGCGCATTGCAGAGCCTGTCTATGCCAACACTGGCGCTGGCGTGATCGTGCTTGAACGGGTGCCAGGCACCCCGATGCTCACGCTGATGCGGCGGCTTGAGGCGGCTGAGCGTGTAGCGTTTTTCGCACCCGCCGCCCGCTGGTTACGCCAATCCACCGCGATGACAGACGCACCGCGCGTGGCAGGCACGGCAGGATGGGTGCGCCGCGCGCGGGCCGCATCCGAGAAACAGCCCTTCCCCGCCTTGCGCGCGCTGGAGGTGCAAATCCTTGAGCAAATGGAACGCCTTGGCCCCCATATCGAAGGCGCGCTCTGGCGCACCGCGATTTCCCACGGCGACTTTCACCCAAACAACCTGATCGTGGACGGCGCGCGGATCACCGGAATCGACCTTGGCGGCTCCACACGGATGCCCATTTATAAGGATATGGCGCGGTTTGTGATGCATATCGGGCGGCGGCGCATTGAGGCCTCGGGACAGCGGGCGCTTGGCGTGGACCTTGCGGCGCTTAAGACCTTTGCGGAGGTCTTTGCGCTGACCCAAGAGGAGCGTGCGGTGGTCCTGCCGTTCTTCTTGGCGTTTGAGGCGCTCATCCGCGTTGAAATCCGCGCCCTGCCCAAATGGCGGATCAAGGCGGCGGAGGCGATGTATCGCGATTTGCTCAGCGATTTGGCCCGCACGGGGCCTGGCACGCCTCTTTTTTAG
- a CDS encoding exodeoxyribonuclease VII small subunit, with the protein MPQTPDDTPVAEMSFEAAMAELEQVVAKLERGDVALDASITLYERGAELKKRCEAKLKEAEEKVAAITLGPDGAPTGTAPLDGA; encoded by the coding sequence ATGCCCCAAACCCCCGACGATACGCCCGTAGCCGAAATGAGCTTTGAAGCGGCCATGGCCGAACTGGAGCAGGTTGTGGCCAAGCTGGAGCGCGGCGATGTGGCGCTCGATGCGTCGATCACGCTCTATGAGCGCGGTGCGGAGCTGAAAAAGCGCTGTGAAGCGAAGCTGAAGGAGGCCGAGGAAAAGGTCGCGGCGATCACCCTTGGCCCAGATGGTGCGCCCACGGGCACAGCCCCTCTGGACGGCGCATAG
- a CDS encoding SUF system Fe-S cluster assembly protein, producing MTENPQPFEGAPLIAPSSTEHPLYEQAVEACKSVFDPEIPVNIYDLGLIYTIDIDDENAVRIAMTLTAPGCPVAGEMPGWVADAIEPIAGIKQVDVELVWEPPWGMDMMSDEAKLELGFM from the coding sequence ATGACCGAAAACCCCCAACCTTTCGAGGGCGCCCCCCTCATCGCACCGTCCAGCACCGAGCATCCGCTCTATGAGCAGGCGGTCGAGGCGTGCAAATCCGTGTTTGATCCAGAAATTCCAGTCAATATCTACGATCTTGGTCTGATTTATACGATTGATATTGATGATGAAAACGCAGTGAGAATCGCGATGACCCTGACCGCCCCCGGCTGTCCCGTGGCAGGCGAGATGCCCGGCTGGGTTGCCGACGCGATCGAGCCTATTGCGGGCATCAAACAGGTCGATGTGGAGCTGGTCTGGGAGCCACCCTGGGGCATGGATATGATGAGCGACGAGGCCAAGCTCGAGCTTGGTTTCATGTAA
- a CDS encoding polyprenyl synthetase family protein, producing the protein MHAALAPFGSPAVAQAMRYAVEGGKRIRAQLVMESARMHDVPDTASVFPAAAIEALHAYSLVHDDMPCMDDDAQRRGRPTVHVKWDEVTAVLAGDALQSLAFELVARPEVGSGDVRAELALSLARAAGGQGMVLGQALDMEAESAQTPLTIDQITAMQAGKTGALIEWSAAAGARLAGADPAPFIAYASALGLAFQIRDDLIDATGDAAHAGKAVGKDAAAGKATFVSLLGLDGARCRAADLVDLACDALNPYAERADPLRKIARFVIERTR; encoded by the coding sequence CTGCACGCGGCGCTGGCCCCTTTTGGGTCGCCCGCTGTCGCGCAGGCCATGCGCTATGCGGTGGAGGGGGGTAAGCGTATCCGGGCGCAATTGGTGATGGAGAGCGCGCGGATGCACGATGTGCCCGACACTGCCTCGGTCTTTCCCGCCGCCGCGATCGAGGCGCTGCATGCCTATAGCCTCGTGCATGATGATATGCCGTGTATGGACGATGACGCACAGCGGCGCGGACGGCCCACGGTGCATGTGAAATGGGATGAGGTGACGGCCGTTCTGGCCGGGGACGCGCTGCAAAGCCTCGCGTTCGAGCTTGTGGCGCGCCCCGAGGTCGGATCGGGGGACGTGCGCGCAGAGCTTGCATTGAGCCTTGCGCGCGCGGCGGGCGGGCAGGGGATGGTTCTTGGGCAAGCGCTTGATATGGAGGCGGAAAGTGCACAAACACCGCTGACGATTGATCAGATCACAGCGATGCAGGCGGGCAAGACCGGCGCGTTGATTGAGTGGTCCGCCGCCGCCGGGGCGCGCCTTGCAGGGGCTGATCCTGCACCGTTCATCGCCTATGCCTCTGCCCTTGGCCTCGCGTTTCAGATCCGCGATGATCTGATTGACGCAACCGGCGATGCCGCACATGCGGGCAAGGCCGTGGGCAAGGATGCGGCGGCAGGCAAGGCCACGTTCGTGTCGCTTCTGGGCTTGGATGGGGCGAGATGCCGCGCAGCAGATCTGGTGGACCTCGCCTGTGATGCGCTAAATCCTTATGCAGAGCGCGCGGACCCGTTGCGCAAGATTGCCCGCTTCGTTATCGAGCGCACACGTTAA
- a CDS encoding SPFH domain-containing protein, producing MTEDLFLDLLSANLLYLLLFLLIVIVIVKGVKIVPQSEQHVVERFGRLNSVLAPGINIIVPFLDVIAHKISILERQLPTASQDAITKDNVLVQVDSSVFYRIVQPEKTVYRIRDIDGAIATTVAGIVRAEMGKMDLDEVQSNRSQLIQTIKATVEDAVDNWGIEVTRAEILDVNLDQATRDAMLQQLNAERARRAQVTEAEGSKRAVELNADAELYAAEQIAKARRISADAEAYATSVVAQAIADNGLEAAQYQVALKQVEALNKLGSSPGSSTIVVPANALEAFGDAFKMLKGRG from the coding sequence ATGACCGAAGACCTGTTCCTCGACTTGCTCTCCGCCAACCTGTTGTACCTGCTGCTTTTCCTATTGATCGTCATTGTGATCGTGAAGGGTGTGAAGATTGTCCCGCAATCCGAGCAACATGTGGTCGAACGCTTTGGGCGGCTTAATTCGGTGCTGGCTCCGGGGATCAACATCATCGTGCCGTTTCTTGATGTGATCGCGCATAAAATCTCGATCCTTGAGCGGCAATTGCCCACGGCCAGTCAGGACGCGATCACCAAGGATAACGTGCTGGTGCAGGTCGACAGCTCGGTTTTTTATCGCATCGTGCAGCCCGAAAAAACCGTCTACCGCATCCGCGATATTGACGGCGCGATTGCCACCACCGTGGCGGGCATCGTGCGCGCCGAGATGGGCAAGATGGATCTGGATGAGGTGCAATCCAACCGCTCGCAGCTGATCCAGACGATCAAAGCAACTGTTGAGGACGCGGTAGACAATTGGGGGATCGAAGTGACCCGCGCCGAAATCCTCGATGTGAACCTCGATCAGGCCACCCGCGACGCGATGCTGCAACAGCTCAACGCCGAGCGCGCCCGTCGCGCCCAGGTGACCGAGGCCGAGGGCAGCAAACGCGCCGTTGAACTCAACGCCGACGCGGAGCTTTACGCGGCTGAGCAGATTGCCAAAGCCCGCCGGATCTCCGCTGATGCTGAGGCCTATGCGACCTCCGTTGTGGCGCAGGCGATTGCCGATAACGGGCTGGAGGCGGCGCAATACCAAGTGGCGCTCAAGCAGGTCGAAGCGCTCAACAAGCTGGGGAGCAGTCCGGGCTCGTCCACGATCGTGGTGCCCGCCAATGCGCTCGAAGCCTTTGGTGATGCGTTCAAAATGCTGAAGGGGAGAGGATGA